One region of Mycobacterium riyadhense genomic DNA includes:
- a CDS encoding cobalt-precorrin-6A reductase: MTRLLLLGGTAEGRALAKTLHPRVDIISSLAGRVPDPALPVGPVRIGGFGGATGLRQWLTKENIGAVVDATHPFAATITAHAAQVCGELQLPYLVLARPPWETDNAVVVTSDTEAAETVAQQGYSRIFLTTGRSGVNAFADSDAWFLIRAVTAPDGASLPRHHQLVLSRGPYRYADELQLLREHRIEALVTKNSGGDMTRAKLDAAAACHIPVVMVARPPLPPGIDTVGTVQQAADWVAALG, from the coding sequence TTGACAAGGCTGCTGCTGCTCGGCGGCACCGCCGAGGGGCGCGCGCTGGCCAAGACCTTGCACCCGCGCGTCGACATCATCAGCTCCCTGGCGGGCCGGGTGCCCGACCCGGCGTTGCCCGTCGGCCCGGTGCGAATAGGCGGGTTCGGTGGCGCCACTGGGCTGCGGCAGTGGCTCACAAAAGAAAACATCGGCGCTGTCGTCGACGCCACCCACCCGTTCGCGGCAACCATCACCGCACACGCCGCACAGGTCTGCGGCGAACTACAACTGCCCTACCTGGTGCTGGCCCGTCCGCCGTGGGAGACCGACAACGCCGTCGTCGTGACATCCGATACCGAAGCGGCTGAAACTGTTGCTCAACAAGGCTATTCGCGGATATTCCTGACCACCGGCCGATCGGGCGTCAACGCTTTTGCCGACAGCGACGCGTGGTTCTTGATCCGCGCGGTCACCGCGCCGGACGGCGCCTCGCTGCCGCGTCATCACCAGCTGGTGCTGTCCCGTGGGCCGTATCGCTACGCCGACGAGCTGCAGCTCTTACGAGAGCACCGCATCGAGGCATTGGTCACCAAGAACAGCGGCGGCGACATGACCCGGGCCAAGCTGGACGCCGCTGCCGCATGCCACATTCCGGTGGTAATGGTGGCCCGCCCGCCGCTGCCGCCCGGCATCGACACGGTGGGCACCGTGCAACAGGCCGCCGATTGGGTCGCCGCGCTCGGCTAA
- the cobM gene encoding precorrin-4 C(11)-methyltransferase: MTVYFIGAGPGAADLITVRGQRLLETCPVCLYAGSIMPKDLLAHCPSDAKIIDTGPLTLDQIVTEFADADAANLDVARLHSGDPSLYSAVAEQCRRLNALGIDYEIVPGVPAFAAAAAALKRELTVPGVAQTVTLTRIATLSTPMPPGEDLANLARSGGTLVLHLAAAQIDTIVPQLLAAGYKPETPTAVAAFASWPQETVLRGSLADIATQMHDANITKTAVIVVGDVLAAEGFTDSYLYSAARREAD; encoded by the coding sequence GTGACGGTCTATTTCATCGGAGCGGGCCCGGGCGCCGCCGACCTGATCACGGTCCGTGGCCAACGGCTCCTCGAAACCTGCCCCGTGTGCCTGTATGCGGGTTCGATCATGCCGAAAGATCTGTTGGCACACTGTCCATCCGACGCCAAGATCATCGACACCGGCCCGTTGACGCTCGACCAGATCGTCACCGAGTTCGCCGACGCCGACGCCGCCAACCTCGACGTGGCCCGGTTGCATTCCGGTGACCCGTCGCTGTACAGCGCAGTGGCCGAGCAGTGCCGACGACTCAACGCCCTCGGTATCGACTACGAAATCGTCCCGGGCGTACCGGCTTTCGCCGCAGCCGCTGCGGCGCTCAAGCGTGAGCTCACCGTTCCCGGTGTCGCGCAGACCGTCACGCTGACGCGAATAGCCACCCTGTCGACACCCATGCCGCCCGGTGAAGACCTTGCCAACCTCGCTCGATCCGGCGGCACCCTGGTGTTGCACCTGGCCGCAGCCCAGATCGACACCATCGTTCCGCAGCTACTCGCTGCGGGCTACAAACCCGAAACACCAACGGCGGTAGCGGCTTTCGCTAGCTGGCCACAGGAAACCGTGCTACGCGGCAGCTTAGCCGATATCGCCACACAGATGCACGACGCCAACATCACCAAGACCGCCGTCATCGTTGTCGGCGATGTGTTGGCCGCCGAGGGTTTCACGGACAGCTACCTCTACTCGGCGGCACGCAGGGAGGCCGATTGA